The genomic DNA GGATCGGCAAACGTCGCCATAATGTTTTTATAATATATAAAAGTGCCATATTTGTTTAAAATTTCACTTGTCGAGCCAGCTGGCGGTAGCATAAACTTAAAACTACTAGTCGAAACGCTCAAGTGCATAAGTACAATAACCATAACAGAAGTCGTCCAAATAGCGATAGCTTCAGTGATCCAAAGGCTAGCAGCTAGCACGAAAATCGCTGCAACTCTTTGCTCTACTATCGTCAGCTCAAAAGGAAAAGCCTCGCTTGGCAAAAACCAGACAATGAGTGCTGAAATAATGCTGATGTATAATTTTATCTGTTTTGTTATCGTCATTTATAAATATTCCTAAATTTAATGCGTCATTCTATATAAACTAAATTTAAACGTAAATAAAATATATGAATTTTTTACAAATCTCTTAGCTTTGCTATCTCATCACGCAAAGCTGCAGCCTTTTCAAACTCCAAATTTTTCGCAGCTTCAAGCATCTGTTTGCGTAGCTCTTTGACTATTTTGGCTCGCTCGCTCGCTGGCATTTTTTCTAATTTTTTGGCTTTATTGTATAGATTTGGTGTGTCCTCTTCTTTTAAGCTATCTTCAATATTTCTAGTGGCTGACTTTGGCGTGATACCATGTTTTTTATTGTATTCATCTTGATATTTACGTCTTGCTTCAGTGATGTCAATGGCCTCACGCATTGAGTTTGTGATTTTGTTGGCAAATAAAATAACAGTTCCATGCTCGTTTCTTGCAGCTCTTCCCATTGTTTGGATCAGGCTTGTGCGACTTCTTAAAAACCCCTCTTTATCAGCGTCCAAAACCGCCACCAAGCTCACTTCAGGAAGATCCAAGCCCTCACGGAGCAAATTTATCCCCACAAGCATATCATAATCGCCTTTTCTAAGCCCACGTATTAGCTCGTTTCTCTCGACTGCATCGATATCTGAGTGCATATATTTGACCTTTATACCAAGCTCTAAATAATACCTTGTAAGCTCCTCGCTCATCTTTTTTGTTAGCGTCGTGACTAGCACCCTTTCGCCATTTGCAATAACTTTTTTAGCTCTATCAAATAGGATTTCGACTTGATTGTCGCTGCTTATGACTTCTATTTTTGGATCAAGCAGACCAGTTGGGCGTAAAATTTGCTCGAAAATATGACCCTTTGAGAGCTCAAGCTCATATTCGTTTGGAGTAGCTGAAACAAACAAAAAATTCGCCTTTTTGCTGATAAACTCATCAAATTTAAGCGGACGATTATCCAAAGCACTTGGCAGACGAAAGCCATACTCCACCAAAACCTCTTTTCTACTTCTATCTCCTGCATACATTCCACGAAACTGTGGCAAACTCACGTGGCTCTCATCGACAATAACAAGATAAGGCTTATCATCAAGCTCAAAATAATCAAACATCGAATAAGGCGTCTCTCTAGCCTTTTGCCCTGTTAGATATCTTGCATAGTTTTCGACGCCCTTTGTGCTGCCTGTACTTGCTAGCATCTCAAGGTCAAATTCTACTCTTTGCTTTAGTCTTTGATACTCAACTAGTCTATTTTCTTTTTGATAAAATTCCAACCTACTTTCAAGCTCTAGCTCAATGTCCTTTATGGCTTGTTTTAGTCTATTTTCACCGACTACAAACTGGCTTGTTGCGTAGAGTATAAATTTACTCACGTCATTTGTGCGTTTGTTTTCTAATACGTCAAAATGATACATACTCTCAAGCTCATCACCAAAAAACTCAAGCCTGATAGCCTCGTCATTGAAATACGCTGGATAAATATCGACCACATCGCCATTCACGCGAAAATCTGAGCGATCAAAATACGCATCATTTCTTTTGTATCCCATATCGACTAGCTTTAAAAGTAGCTGTTTTTGGTTGAGCTGCATTCCTTGAGTAAGGGTTAAAACCATGCCTTTATACTCAGCTGGATTTCCTAAGCCGTAGTTGGCTGATACGCTAGCTACGACGACGACATCGTCAAACTCAAGCAAATTTGCAGTCGCAGAAAGACGCAAACGCTCAAGCTCATCATTTATAGAGCTATCCTTTTCAATAAATAGATCAGAACGCGGTATATAGGCTTCTGGCTGATAATAATCATAGTAGCTGATGAAGTATTCGACGTGGTTTTTTGGAAAAAAGCCTTTGAACTCGCTATAAAGCTGAGCTGCTAAGCTTTTGTTGTGCGTCATGATGAGAGTTGGCATATTTAGGCGTTTTATCACGTTTGCCATAGTAAAAGTCTTGCCACTTCCAGTAACTCCTAAAAGCACGTTGTATTTGTTGCCATTTTGGATTGAGCTTACAATATTTTTTATAGCGTTTTCTTGATCTGGGCTTGGCTGAAATTTGCTTGATATTTCAAATTTATCCATATATCCTCTTTTGTTTTTGTGGAATTATAACCAAACTAGATTATTTAAATTTAAATTATAAGAAATTAAGTATTAAATTGTGTTGGCAAAATCTAAATTTACCAACACAGATAAAATCAATCTTCTAAATGCGTATTTTTGTAGTTTTTGCTTTTCTTCTCTATGATCTCATGAACTAAGTTGTCTAGTATCTCAAATAGACGATTAGAGTTTTCTTCTGCATGGTTAAACATATCTATAGCAGATCTTAGGTTGCCCTCTTTGTTTATTATATCTAGTCCGCCATTTACGTATTTGTGGACATTTGCGTGAGGTTCATCTATGAGTGAGTAGTTTGTCGCGTCTCCAAGAACCTCTTTTGCATCTGCTAAATACCATTTTCCAATGCGACAGTTTTTATGATCTCCAAGGCTATTTGGACACGTTATAGCGTTGTTATAACCGTTTATTTTGAAAACTACGTGGTCGCATTTTGCTAGTGATATAAATATCTCGTAGTAAGCGCACATAGACTCAAACCCTATCATATCTGATATTTCATAGACTTGATCGACATTTGATTTAAGTCCGTTTATACTATCGTTTGCTATGGTTGAGCTTTTATCTACGTTATTATTTACTTCTATCATTTCTACGGCATTTTGTTTTAGGATATTGATATTTGCTTCAACTTCCCCAGTCGCCTTTTGTGTTTTTTCGGCAAGCTTTCTTACTTCATCTGCCACTACAGCAAATCCTCTTCCAGCCTCTCCTGCACGTGCTGCTTCGATAGCTGCATTTAGAGCAAGTAAGTTTGTCTGATCTGATATATCTTTTATCAAATTTATAATGTTTGTTATCTCTTCTACACTTCTATTTAAATTTGAAGCTACATCTTTTGATCTATTTGTCGTTTCTGCTATAGATACTATCGATTTTATAAGATCGTTAGTAAGCTCGCTTAATGATTTTGTCACGTCTAAGCATTGATCTGATTTTTGAGATATCGATTTTACTCTTGAGAGTCTTTCTAAATTCTTTTGTATAGAAGAAAAATCAAATTTTTCACCTTTGATCATTAAATGAACTATGTCCATTTGATCTTTCAAAAGTTTGTTTTGAGCTTTTAATGTCTCATTTTCCAGCCTTAAAGCTTCAAATTTAGCTTCGTCTATTTCAGGACTTGGCTTTTCTTCTTTAGGGATTATGACTTCTGGTTTTTTGCCAAACACGTTTTTCTCCTTTTGGATTTGTTGGTTATTTATAAAAATATAAATAAAAAATATATAATATGTCTATTAAGGATATATTACAAACGAAATTATAATTACAAACACATTAATCTAATATAAAAATTTGCATTATATGTGGCTTATAGTTTTATAAAAACATATCTATTTTCAGATAATTATGAACAAAAGTATGCTAAAATTAGATTATATTTTTAAAAAATAAAGGAATGATTATGTTTGAAAATGAAAAAGTTTTAAATACCCTAGCTTCAAAAGTAACTGAACTAATGCTAAAATATGAAGAAGTGTGCGAAGCAAACGAGGCTTTGAGAAACGAGCTTGTAAGCGTAAAAGCACAAAATGAAGCTAAAACAAATCAAATAATGCGCCTTGAAGAAGAGCTAAAAACTCAAAATCTTGCTAGCGACGACCTACTTAAACAAGTTGAAGCTGTTCTTGGTAAATGAAACAAATAGTCCTTACAATAGCCTCTAAAGACTACACTATAAGACTAGAAGACGACTTCGCAGAGGCTTTTGCGGCTGATATAAAAAAGCTGCTAAATGACAAATATCAATTTGGCGTCAAAGAGCTACTGACTGCTTTTGTGCAAAAATGCCATGAAAACTACACTCAAGAGTCTGAAATGGATAAAATCCTTGGCGATTTAGACAAGACTTTGAAATAAATTTAGGAAAAAATATGAAAAAGGGATTTACTTTAGTTGAGCTTATTTTTGTCATAGTTATACTTGGTGTTTTAGCATCTATCGCTGTGCCAAGACTAGTCGCAAACAAAGAAGACGCGCAAATAACAAAAGCTAAAGTCGAAGTAGCAGCATTGCGATCTGCCATAATGCTTATGAAAAACCAGAATCTTTTGCAAGGCACAGTTGGATATCCTGATCTATCAAGCAAAGAGATAACGGCAATTGCAAACGTTTCAAAAAACTGGACAAAATCTGAAAATACATTTACGCTAAATTTAGATGGTAAAACCGTAACTTTTACATATAAAAAAGATGATGGATCTTTTAAATGTGATGATACAAATGAATTATGCAAAAAAATAGAAAGCGAACTATAAATAATAATCAATGTATTATTATGAAGTAGCTATTAGTGGTGCCTCGCTTCCACCACTAACTTATGAATTTACCACTCTTTTAGAGCCATTCTCAGAGGTAAAAATCAAACTAAAAAACAAAATTCAAACAGGCTATATCGTGCGTGAGGTTGATAAGCCAAGCTTCAAAACTGCCGAAATTTTAGAACTCACTGGAGCCAAACTCACAGGGCTTCAAATAGAGCTTTTGAAGTTTATATCTTATTATTATACTTGCGAATTAGGCGTGGCATCTGGGCTTTTTGAGCCGTGTTTGGATACAAAAATATTTAAAGGAGAATTTACCAAATCTCCAAATTTAAGCCCAAAACAGCTTGAGGCTCTAAACTACGCAAAACAAAATCAAATTTCACTGCTTTTTGGCGATACGGGAAGTGGCAAAAGCGAGGTTTACATCTCTTTAATCAAAGAGTTTTTAGACGCCGGCAAGCAGGCTTTGTTTTTGATGCCAGAAATCTCACTAACCCCACAAATGCAAAAACGTCTTGAAGAGTATTTTGGGTGTGGCGTTGGGATTTGGCATTCAAAAATCACTCAAAAATCTAAAAAAGAGCTTTTGGAGAAGTTTTTTAGCGGCGAGATAAAGCTAATTGCTGGAGCTAGGTCGGCTCTGTTTTTACCATTTACCGATTTGGGCGTTATAGTCGTCGATGAAGAGCATGATGACAGCTACAAAAGCAGCTCAAAGCCGTATTATAACGCAAGGGATTTAAGCGTTTATCTGGCTAAATTTGGTATAAAAGTGCTTCTTGGAAGTGCGACGCCAAGCGTGAGTAGCTTTGATAAATTTAACCATTTTAGGCTCAAGGGGACTTTTTTTGAATCTCAAAAAGAGTTCATCTACGATGAGAGCGCGACAGCGCTTAGCCAAACCATCATAAATGAGCTGAGAAACTCACTAAATTCAGGTAAGCAGGCTGTTGTGTTTTTGCCTACAAGGGCGAATTTTAAGTTTTTGCTCTGCAAGGAGTGCAATAAAAGTATAAAATGCCCATATTGTAGCGTTTCGATGAGCTTGCATAAAAAGACAAATGCTCTAAGGTGTCATTATTGTGGGTTTGCTATGCCTATCCCAAAAAGCTGCCCAAATTGTGACTCTCAAATGCTAGAATCCAAAAAAATCGGTACAAGTGAGCTTGTCTTGGAGCTTGAGCGTGAGTTTGAAGGCGTAAGAATAGCTAAATTTGATAAAGACGAGATAACAACGCACAAAAAGCTCACAACGCTTCTTAAAAACTTCAATGACAAAAAAATAGACATACTTGTCGGCACTCAAATGCTAAGTAAGGGTCATGACTATCACAATGTCGATTTGGCTGTGATAATGGGGCTTGATGAACACCTTGAATACTGCGATTTTAGGGCGCGCGAAAAGACTCTCTCGCTTGCTATGCAAGTGGCTGGAAGAGCTGGGCGAGCTAGCAAAGCAAAAGTCATTATCCAGACTTTGCAAAAAGATTTTTTTGAGAATTATATCAGCGATTATGATAAATTTATAGAAGATGAGCTGGAGTTTAGAAATCCATTATATCCGCCATTTGCAAGGCTTCTTAGGATAATCATAAGCGATAAAAGTGAAGCAAACGCGCAAAATTTAGAAGAAGAAATTTTAAAAAATATAGCAAGCATACCTGATTTGCAGATTATCGGTCATGGAAAGGCCTTGATAGAGTTTATCAACTCTAAATTTAGAAGAGAGATTATGCTTCGCTCAAGCTCACATATACCGCTTTTAAAGGCTGCAAATGTGGCGAGCAGATTTGGCGGCAGTGCTGACATAGATCCGGTGAGCTTTAACTAGCTTTGGATAAATGGCGTGTTTGGGAGCTTTAAGCTTTTGGCTGTTTTGCTAAAATTTATCAGATCTTCGACGCTTTGGACACTCCAAGGCACTCTTTTAACGCACTCTTCAAATATCAAAGCTGCCGCAACTGCGTCATTTAAGGCTCTATGGTGGGCGTTATTTATGCCTAAAAGCTCTTTTAAAGTGCCAAGCCCGTATTTTTGCGATGGGATCGTGCGACGTGCTAGATCTATGGTGCAAATTCGCCTATTTAGTAGCATTCCAAAACCGATTTTTTCTAAGCTAGCGCTGATAAAATCATAGTCAAATTTGACATTATGAGCGATAAAAACGCTATCTCCTAAGAATATTTTAAACTTTTCAAGCACGCTTGCAAGACTTGGAGCACCTACTAAATGCGAGGGATAAATCCCAGTAAGCTCACTGATATTTTCTGGGATTTGCTCGGCATAAACAAAGCTTTCAAAACGCCCTATTTCTTTGCCATCTTGGATTTTTACGGCACCTATTTCGATGATTTGACCAGTTTTTATCCCGCCATTTGTCTCTATATCCACCACACAAAAAACTTGATCTTTGAACTCCGTATATCTACTTTCAAGTGTGATTTTACCAGTTTCTGTTTTGAGTAAATTTAGCCCCAAAACGTGCCAATCATCAAAATTTCTTATATTTATCAGCTCTTTTATCTCTTCAATATCGTTTGCTTTTTGCAAAAAATCATGGAAATTTAGACTAGTTTTGCCAAGCAAATTTATAAAGTTTTCTAGCTTCTTTTCCAAATTTACAACTTTAATGCTTTTATAGCTTCTTCATAACTGCTTGAGCCAAAGACGAAGTTGCCAGCTACGACTATGTCAGCTCCTGCCTCGTCTAGCTCTGGAGCGTTTAGTCCATTTACGCCGCCATCGACTTCTATTAGGCATTTTGAGCTTGTTTTTTCTATCAGTTCTCTTAGCTGGGTTATTTTTTTAAGCACTGAAGGTATGAATGCTTGACCGCCAAATCCTGGATTGACACTCATCAAAAGCACCATATCGACCTCTTTTATGATGTATTCTAGCGATGAAACTGGCGTGTGTGGGTTTAGCACGATTGCAGGGCTAACGCCGTTTTTTCTGATGTGGTCAATGAGCCTTAAAGGGTGCTTTTCTTCTTCTATGTGAAAGCTTAAAAACTTTGGTTTGAGTGGCAAAAACAGATCCACAAAAAACGGCACATTTTCTACCATTAAATGTATATCAAGTGGCTTGGTGGCTGCCTTTGCTACGGCTTTTACTACAAGGGGTCCAATTGTCAAATTCGGCACAAAATGTCCGTCCATCACATCTACATGCACAAGATCAGCTCCAGCCTCGCAAATAGCCTTTACTTCATCACTTAGCTTTCCAAAATCAGCCGATAAAATGCTTGGTGCTACATACATAAATTTACCTTTAAAATTTTGCGTTATTTTAGCGTTTCATTACATAAAATTTAATAAAATAACAACTTTTTATTGAGATTTTCTTTGTAAATTTATGATATACTAAATACAAAAAAAGGATAAATTTGAAGAGTTTGGTTCTATTTTTGATGATTTTAGCGTTTGCATTTTGGCATTATGGAGTGCATTTTAGTGTGACGATTTTGGCGATTTCGTTTTTGATATTTTTCCATGAGCTCGGGCATTTTTTGGTTGCTAGATTTTTTGGTGTGAGAGTAAATACATTTAGCGTTGGTTTTGGGGAGAAAATATATACAAAACGAGTTGGCAATACTGATTATTGCCTTAGTGCTATCCCGCTTGGTGGATACGTGCAGCTAAAAGGGCAAGATGATTTAGACCCAAATACTAAAAATTACGACCATGACAGCTACAATATTTTAAGCCCTATTAAACGCATCGCTATACTTTTTGCTGGGCCGTTTTTTAATCTCTTGCTTGCATTTTTTTTGTATATTGCCATAGGATTTATGGGCGTTGATAAGCTAGCGCCAAATATCGGGACTGTCTTGCCAAACTCAGCTGCACTTAGTGCTGGGCTAGTTAAAGATGATAAAATTTTGAGCATAAATGGCGTGAAAATCAACGAATGGGAAGATATAAAAAGACAAGTTAGCCTCTCTCCATTAGACTTAGTCGTGCAAAGAGGAGATGAAACTCTAAATATAATCTTAACCCCAAAAATAGGCGAAAGCATAAATATTTTTAGAGAAAAAGTAGAGGTTCCGCTCATTGGGATTTCTCCAAATGGCGACATAATTAAGGTTTATCATAGTGGATTTTCTAGTTTGAGTTATGCTTTTAGCCAGACTGTTGAGGCTTCAAAACTCATCTACAAAGGGCTTGAAAAGCTCATAATCGGCGCAGTTCCACTCAAAGAAATGGGTGGAATCGTGGCGATGGCTGACATCACGACCAAGGCATCTCAGATAAATTTATCAGTTTTATTTCTTATAGTGGCTTTAATATCTGTAAATTTAGGCGTGCTAAATCTACTCCCGCTTCCAGTATTAGATGGCGGACATATAGTTTTCAACCTTTATGAGATGATTTTTCGCCGTCCTGTTAATCAAAGGGTTTTTAACGCGTTAAGCTATGGATCTATGATGTTTTTGTTTGCTTTGATGGCATTTACGATATTTAATGATTTGTTACGACTTGCAGGAGTTTATGAATGAAATTTGATGAAATTTTAAAAAAAGTTGGTGATGCAAAGCTGATTGCTGTATCTAAAAACGTGAGCGAAAACGAGGTTTTGGAGCTATATAAACAAGGTCAAATGGACTTTGGCGAAAACAGAGTTCAAGAGCTAAAACGCAAAAAAGAGATTTTAAGCGAGCTAAATTTAAACTGGCATTTTATCGGTAGGCTTCAAACAAATAAGATAAATCATCTCATTTCTCTTCGCCCTACTCTTTGGCAAAGTTGCGAGAGCTTAGAAATGGCAAGAGCTGTGGATAAAAGGCTTGATTTCAAGCTTGATTGCTTGCTTCAGATAAACTCAGCCCACGAAGATACTAAGCAAGGCGTGGATCCAGACAAGGCGATAGAAGAGTTTTTGCGTATTAAAGATGAGTGCAAAAATCTAAATTTAGTTGGTGTGATGAGTATCGGAGCTCATGAAGATGACGCAAAAATAGTCCAAAAAAGCTTTGAGCTAACGCGCGAAATATATGAAAAATTACAAAATCACGGGGCAAAAATCTGCTCAATGGGTATGAGTAGCGACTTTGAGCTTGCCATAAAATGCGGTTCAAATATGGTTCGCTTAGGAACGATACTGTATAAATGAAACGCATTATAAAAAGAGATACAAAACCATTTTTTGCTATTAGCTTTATTTTTCTTGTATTTCTTTTTATAAATTATGCTTACAACTACACCACTCTAAAAAACAGCATTAGCAGATACGAACAAGGCGTTTTTGATAGAGTAAAACTCAAAATCGATGATTGGAATAAAGCAAATTTCATCGATGTAAATAAAATGGTAAAACTCATCGAAGAAGAAAACCTCCAAGACCATAAATCCTTGCAAGAGCTTATGTATAAATTGCAAAAAAACTCAAATTTCCCATATCTTATACTTGGGTTAAAAAGTGGAGAATTTTTTATTTCAGATAAAGAGTTTGTCACACCACACAACTACACTCCAGTAAAAAGAGATTGGTTTAATGACGCTTTAAACGCTGGTGGGACTATAGTCACAAGACCATATTTTAGTATGCGTTTAGGGCTTAGAAGTGTTTCTATCTGCTCTCCTATAAGGATTTTTGGTGATGTTGGGGTATTTTGTGGTGGTCAGCCATTTAAGTTTATATCAAATTATTTTAATGAATATAAATCGCTTTATGACAAGGATTTGTTTTTGATCGATTCGCAAGGCGAAATACTTGGCAAAACAACAAAGAGCGAAAGTATAAATTTAAATGACCCAAACTATATCAAATTCCCTGTACTAGGTACAAAATGGTTTATTGTATTTGAGAGAAATGATGAAATTTACACAAGTAGTTTGAGTGAGTTTTTTATGATGAATTTGATATTTTATGGTTTTTTTGTATTTATATACTTTTTTACAAATTTATTTTGGCTCAAAGAACATCAAAAAAGCGACCAACTCATTGGCAAGCAAAATGAGTTTATCAAAGATGCTTTAGTGAATAAAAATAGCTCCGTTTTGGTTAGCTGTGATGAGAGTTTTAACATCACTTCAAAAGAGCTTGAAAGCTTTTATGATATATTTAATGGATCAAATTTAAAAGAAAATATCCTAAACTCAAAGTATATTTTAGATGAAGAAAAACAGAGATTTTTTAGCACTCATGAGCAGTATAAAAATCTTACGATAAACGGCAAAACTTATCTTGTCACGACAACTGATGCAAATGATGATATAAGCTTTTTGTTCCAAGATATAAGCTATGAAGAGGTAAAAAAAGAGTATGATGGAACGCTTGATAGGGTTTTGCTTTTTATTCATAAAAATATAGATGACGATAGCCAATGCATCGATAAACTAGCTGCGATAAGCGGATATTCAAAGTTTCATTTTCAAAGAATGTTTAAAAACTACACCGGTCAGACTTTAGCAAATTATCTAAGGCAAGCTCGTTTAAATAAGGCTAAATTTTTACTTAGTTTTACGAATGAAACCATATCAAATATAGCTTATAATAGTGGATTTTCGCATATAGAAAGCTTCAGTAGAGCTTTTAATAAAGAATTTGAGCTAAGTCCGAGTGCATTTAGAGATAAATCCAAAAAAGAAATTATTAAAGATGAGCTTTATTATGAAGAAATTTTTATGGATGAGCTAAACCTTACTATTACATTTAGTCAAAATAATGCTAAGTTTTTAGAAGGCGACAGGTATTTTCTGATAGAATATTCAAATTTAATCTACGGCGCAAAAACAAACTCAAATCCAGACATCACTATAAGAAAATTAAAATTTGTAAAAGTCGATTTCATACGTACTGGTTTAAATTTAGAGCTTATTTTAAACAAAATTTATACAGTTTTTTATGATTATGAAGCTTATAAGCACGAAATTCCTATAGCATTTTATACCAAAAATGAATTTGATAAAATAAATTTCATATACATAAATATAGCTTAGATACCTAATTTATCATATCTACACATTATCTAACAAATAATGCTTTTAACAAATTTAGCACATTTTTTATTTCTGTAAATTTTTAATTCATTTATAATTCCATTGTTTTTGATTTTAAACATAAGGAGAATAAAAATGGATACTAACAAAAGACATACGCTAAAAATGCTTGGCGGAATGGCTGCTGTATCATTGCTTCCAACTTTAAGTTTTGGTAAGGTTCACGCAAATGACGTGCCAAGATGGGATGAGAGCTTTGATGCTATAGTAGTTGGTAGTGGTTTTGCTGGAAGTGCAGCTATGATATCATTGATGGATTATGGTCTAAAAAACTGCGTGATGATAGATAAAATGCCATATCTTGGTGGCAACTCAGCATATAGCGGAGGAAGTATCGCAGTAGCTGGAACTTGGATCCAGCAAAGAGATGGGATAAAAGATGATCCAGAACTTCAGATAAAAGATACATTAAAAAGCGGTAGAGATCTAAATGATTTAGAGCTTGTTAGAGTTATGGTGTATTCTGGTCCTGAGACCTTTACTTGGCTTGAAAAAAATGGAGTTAAATTCAAATGGGTAAGTAGAAGTGGCGGACATACAAATCCAAGAAGCCACTCAGCTGGAGCTGGTAGCTACATCACTCGTCCACTTCAAGAAACCATACAAAAAATCGGCGGTCAGATAAGAACTCGCATTATCATGGACGACATAATTTACAATGATAATGGTGAAGTCGTGGGGATAAAGGTTCGCGAAAAGTATGAGTTTAAATTTGATAGGCTTGCAGCTGAAGAGGATAACAAAAGCGGTCAAGTTCGCTACTATAGATGCTATGGTGGGCTTATTTTAGCTACTGGCGGATGGTCAGCCGATACTAAATTTAGAATCAAATTTGATCCAGTTTTGAAAGAAGATGTGCTTACGACAAACCACATGGGAGCTACAGGATATACAGTAAGAAAGCTTATAAATGATGATATCAAGTTTGTAGATATGGAGCATTTGCAAAGATTTCATGTAACAAGTCAAGATGAGCCGTTTTTTGGGTTTGCGTATCGCTGGATAACAAGAGCTTACGCGTATGGTCTTATGGTAAATCCAAAAACTGGGCTTAGATTTGTCAATGAAATAACAGATAGAAGACGTGCGAGCGACGCGATTTGGGGTATGAATGAAAAAGGCACAAACCCACCTACTCTAATCATGGATATTGAAGGTACAAAAACTGTTGATATCAAAGACTTACAACGCGGCATGGCAGTGGGCGCTGTTAAGCAGTTTGAAACCATGGATGAGCTTATAGCTTATTATGGTATCAACAAAGAGCCGTTTTTACAAGAGCTTAAAGAATATAATGAATGGGTTGATGCAGTATCTAAAAATCCAGATCTCAAAGACCCTAAATTTGGCAGAAATTACTCTGCGTATAAGGGCAAATTTATCAAAGTAGAAAAGCCGCCATTTTTCGCAGCTCGTCCAGGACCAAAGGTGCACCACTGTATGGGCGGGATAAAGACCACAAAAGACTGTGAAGTATATAACAACGATATGAAGTTGGTTGCTGGGCTTTATGCTTGTGGTGAAGTCACTGGTGGAAGACACGGATTTAATAGGCTTGGCTCAAATGCTGTGCTTGATTGCTTGGTATATGGCAAAAGAGCTGGAGCTGCTCTAGCAAAAAGATATAACGATAAAAGGGGTGCATAATGAAAACTATAATTTTAGCTTTATTTATGTTTTGTGCTTGTGTTTTTGGCTTACAGCTAGATCCACTTGTAAACCAAAAAGGCGAGATAATAACTGATTTTAGCCAAAAGGCATTTCCTATAACTGGAGTGCACCAAAAGCTAAATCTAGACTGCAAAAGCTGTCACTTAGAAAAAGAGCAAAAAGACTACTCTTCAGCAATGCAAGGCTCATGTCTAGCCTGCCATGGA from Campylobacter iguaniorum includes the following:
- a CDS encoding prepilin-type N-terminal cleavage/methylation domain-containing protein; translation: MKKGFTLVELIFVIVILGVLASIAVPRLVANKEDAQITKAKVEVAALRSAIMLMKNQNLLQGTVGYPDLSSKEITAIANVSKNWTKSENTFTLNLDGKTVTFTYKKDDGSFKCDDTNELCKKIESEL
- the rpe gene encoding ribulose-phosphate 3-epimerase, which encodes MYVAPSILSADFGKLSDEVKAICEAGADLVHVDVMDGHFVPNLTIGPLVVKAVAKAATKPLDIHLMVENVPFFVDLFLPLKPKFLSFHIEEEKHPLRLIDHIRKNGVSPAIVLNPHTPVSSLEYIIKEVDMVLLMSVNPGFGGQAFIPSVLKKITQLRELIEKTSSKCLIEVDGGVNGLNAPELDEAGADIVVAGNFVFGSSSYEEAIKALKL
- a CDS encoding CZB domain-containing protein; protein product: MIGFESMCAYYEIFISLAKCDHVVFKINGYNNAITCPNSLGDHKNCRIGKWYLADAKEVLGDATNYSLIDEPHANVHKYVNGGLDIINKEGNLRSAIDMFNHAEENSNRLFEILDNLVHEIIEKKSKNYKNTHLED
- a CDS encoding 3'-5' exonuclease; the protein is MEKKLENFINLLGKTSLNFHDFLQKANDIEEIKELINIRNFDDWHVLGLNLLKTETGKITLESRYTEFKDQVFCVVDIETNGGIKTGQIIEIGAVKIQDGKEIGRFESFVYAEQIPENISELTGIYPSHLVGAPSLASVLEKFKIFLGDSVFIAHNVKFDYDFISASLEKIGFGMLLNRRICTIDLARRTIPSQKYGLGTLKELLGINNAHHRALNDAVAAALIFEECVKRVPWSVQSVEDLINFSKTAKSLKLPNTPFIQS
- a CDS encoding primosomal protein N'; its protein translation is MYYYEVAISGASLPPLTYEFTTLLEPFSEVKIKLKNKIQTGYIVREVDKPSFKTAEILELTGAKLTGLQIELLKFISYYYTCELGVASGLFEPCLDTKIFKGEFTKSPNLSPKQLEALNYAKQNQISLLFGDTGSGKSEVYISLIKEFLDAGKQALFLMPEISLTPQMQKRLEEYFGCGVGIWHSKITQKSKKELLEKFFSGEIKLIAGARSALFLPFTDLGVIVVDEEHDDSYKSSSKPYYNARDLSVYLAKFGIKVLLGSATPSVSSFDKFNHFRLKGTFFESQKEFIYDESATALSQTIINELRNSLNSGKQAVVFLPTRANFKFLLCKECNKSIKCPYCSVSMSLHKKTNALRCHYCGFAMPIPKSCPNCDSQMLESKKIGTSELVLELEREFEGVRIAKFDKDEITTHKKLTTLLKNFNDKKIDILVGTQMLSKGHDYHNVDLAVIMGLDEHLEYCDFRAREKTLSLAMQVAGRAGRASKAKVIIQTLQKDFFENYISDYDKFIEDELEFRNPLYPPFARLLRIIISDKSEANAQNLEEEILKNIASIPDLQIIGHGKALIEFINSKFRREIMLRSSSHIPLLKAANVASRFGGSADIDPVSFN
- the uvrB gene encoding excinuclease ABC subunit UvrB, with the protein product MDKFEISSKFQPSPDQENAIKNIVSSIQNGNKYNVLLGVTGSGKTFTMANVIKRLNMPTLIMTHNKSLAAQLYSEFKGFFPKNHVEYFISYYDYYQPEAYIPRSDLFIEKDSSINDELERLRLSATANLLEFDDVVVVASVSANYGLGNPAEYKGMVLTLTQGMQLNQKQLLLKLVDMGYKRNDAYFDRSDFRVNGDVVDIYPAYFNDEAIRLEFFGDELESMYHFDVLENKRTNDVSKFILYATSQFVVGENRLKQAIKDIELELESRLEFYQKENRLVEYQRLKQRVEFDLEMLASTGSTKGVENYARYLTGQKARETPYSMFDYFELDDKPYLVIVDESHVSLPQFRGMYAGDRSRKEVLVEYGFRLPSALDNRPLKFDEFISKKANFLFVSATPNEYELELSKGHIFEQILRPTGLLDPKIEVISSDNQVEILFDRAKKVIANGERVLVTTLTKKMSEELTRYYLELGIKVKYMHSDIDAVERNELIRGLRKGDYDMLVGINLLREGLDLPEVSLVAVLDADKEGFLRSRTSLIQTMGRAARNEHGTVILFANKITNSMREAIDITEARRKYQDEYNKKHGITPKSATRNIEDSLKEEDTPNLYNKAKKLEKMPASERAKIVKELRKQMLEAAKNLEFEKAAALRDEIAKLRDL